The DNA segment TCATGTCGTCCTGCGGGTTCTTGCGCTTCTCGACGACCCAGTCGGCGACATATTCCTTGAAGCCGTCCAGAATCCTGAACTGTTCGGCGGTCTCCTCGGGGGTGAGGAGGTTGCGGTGGCCGCGCCCGTAGACGAAGGCAGCGACCTGCGCGGTGCCCCAGGTCTCCAGCTTCTTCAGGTCGGACAGGGGGAAGCCGAGCACGCTCGCCATCACCATCTGCGGCAGGGGGCGGGCGAACTCGTTGACGAAGTCCACCGTGCCGTTGTCGATCCAGTTGTCGATCAACTCATCCGCGAAACGGGTGATCATGGCGGTGTTCCGCGTGGCGCCGGGGCCGACCCACGGATCGGTCAGCTCCTGACGGTGCGAGCGCCACAGCTCCACGTTCGGGCGCAGGCTGAGAATCGAGACCTGCATGGCATTGAGCTGCGGGATGGTGCCGTCCGGATTGGGCTTGGGCTTGTCGGACAGGAAGGCCGGAAACCGAACCGGGTCCTTCACCACCAGCGAGATGTCCTCGTACTTGCTGAGGATGAAGCCGTCATGGTTTGGCGTGGTGCCTTCGCCGGGAATCCGGTGAACCGGCGCTTCCCTGTGCAGGATCGGATAGGCCTCGTACCAGTGCTCCTGCGCGCCGGGCGAGAACAGGTCCACGTCCCGCAGGGACATGGGGCACTTCATTTCGGTTTCCGCGGTGCGCGGCGTTGTCCTTGGCATCATGGTCTCCCGTTTTCGTCGCGGTCGTGCGGGGTTCAGTCCGCACAGTCATGACTGCAGGTGAACAGGATTGCGCGAAATTTGCAACCGGGATGACGGCCTTCCGCGCTAAGTGTCCTGCCACGGATCGAGCGACAGCAGGTCGGTAACGCCGCCAATGGCCGCCACATTGCTCGACGTCACCCGCTCGACGGCGAAGCGCGTCAAATAATGGGGGCCGCCGGCTTTCGGTCCGGTGCCCGAGCGGCCCTCGCCGCCAAACGGCTGGCTGCCGACCACGGCGCCGATCTGGTCGCGGTTGATGTAGATGTTGCCCACCTTCATGCGCCGCTCGACGCTCTCGATCACCGGCGGCAGGCGGGTGTGCAGCGACAGGGTCAGGCCGAAGCCGGTGGCGTTGATCTCGTCGCACAGGGCGTCCAGTTCGCTGGCCTCGTACGGCATCAGGTGCAGGACCGGGCCGAATATCTCCCGCTGCAGCGTTTCGCGTTCGGAAAACACGATCAGATGCGGCGCGAGGAAGCTTCCCTGTGGTGGAACCGTGGCCAAAGTGTGAACTTCCAGTGCCCGTTGGCGCATTTCCTCCACGTAGGCGGCAAGAGACCGGCGCGCGGACTCATCGATCACGGGGCCGATATCGGTCGCCAAATCCATCGGGTCGCCCAGCCGCAACTCGGCCATGGCGCCCTTCAGCAGGTCGAGAAAAGGCGCGAAGATATCGCGCTGGACATAGGCGACGCGGGCCGCCGAACAGCGCTGTCCGGCGCTGTCGAAGGCCGAACGCACCAGGTCGACAACGGCGCGTTCCAGGAATGCGCTCGAGTCGATGATCATGGCGTTGACGCCGCCGGTCTCGGCGATCAGCGGAATGATCGGCCCGTCGCGCCCGGCAACGGCCCGATGGATGGAGGCGGCGGTCTCCGATGATCCGGTGAAGGCGATCCCGGCGACTCGCGTATCCGCCGCCAGCGCGCCGCCGACAAGGCTGCCGCTGCCCGGCACGAAGTGGAGGATATCCGCGGGAATCCCGGCGTCCAGCAGCAGCCGGACGGCGGTGAACGCGACCAGCGGGGTCTGGCCGGCAGGTTTGGCGAGCACGGCGTTTCCAGCCGCGAGCGCCGCCGCGACCTGTCCGGTGAAGATGGCGAGGGGGAAGTTCCAGGGGCTGATGCAGGCGAACACGCCGCGTCCGTGCAGACGCAGCCGGTTCTGCTCGCCCACCGGACCGGGCAGGTCCAGCGGCGCGCCGAACAGCCGGCGGGCTTCGGCGGCGTAGTAGCGCAGGAAATCCACGGCCTCGCGCACCTCGGCGAGCGCATTGGGCACCGTCTTGCCGCCCTCGCGCACGCACAGCGCCATCAGCAGGGCCCGGTCACGCTCGAACAGATCGGCGGCACGCTCGAGAATGGCCGCCCGCCGCTCACCGCCCATCAGGTCCCAGCGCGGCGCGGCGTCCACGGCGAGCGCCAGCGCGCGGTCCACATCGTCCAGGCTGGCATCGGCGGTCCGGCCGACGATCCGCGACGGATCGGACGGGTCCATCACGTCACGCCGCGGTGGACCGGCCTTGCCGCCGACCAGGGGGCCTGCCTCGGGCGCCTCGGCCAGCGCCTCGGCCATTTCCTCGCGGATGTCGTCGGAGAACGGCGGCTCGGAAACGAGCAGGCCCCGCGCGTTGCGGCGATCCGCCCCGTAGAGACGCGGTGGCGGCGGTATGGCCGGATGGGGTTTGCTGCGAAGGGCGGCCATGGCCTCGACCGGATCGGCGACGACGGCATCGATGGGGACACCGTCATCGGCAAGCCGATTGACGAAGGAGGTGTTCGCGCCGTTCTCCAGCAGACGCCGTACGAAATAGGGCAGCAGGGTTTCGTGACTGCCGACCGGTGCGTAGATTCGCGAGGCGATGCCCAGGGTGTCCAGCACCTCCTCGTGCAGCGCATCGCCCATGCCGAACAGGCGCTGGAACTCGAAATCGCGCCGGCCGCCGGCCATGGCGTGGATCGCGGCGACGGTATGGGCGTTGTGCGTCGCGAACTGGGCCACGAAAAACTCGGGCGCGGCCAGCATCTGGCGGGCGCAGGCCAGATAGGAGACGTCGGTGGCCCCCTTGCGGGTGAAGACGGGATAATCGTCGTGGCCGGCCTGCTGAGCGAGCTTGATCTCGCTGTCCCAATAGGCGCCCTTGACCAGCCGGACGGGCCAGCGCCGGCCCTGCGCCCGGCCACGCGCCGCCAGCCAATCCAGCACCGCCGGGGCGCGTTTGCCATAGGCCTGGACGGCGAGGCCGAGGCCGTCCCAGCCGCGCACGCCCGGATGCGCGCTGGCGGCGGCGAGCAGCCGAAGCGACAGGTCGAGGCGGTTCGATTCCTCGGCATCCAGCGTCAGGATGATCCGCGCCTCGCGGGCCGCGCCCGCCAGCGCGATCAGGCGGGGCAGCACCTCGGCCATGACCCGCTCCCGCTGCGCGGGGTCGTATCGAGGCGACAGGGCCGACAGCTTGACGGAAATGCCCGGGCTGGTGAGTGGATCGAAGCCGGGCGCGCCGCGGCCAACAGCGGCGATGGCGTCGAGATACCGGGTCATGAAGGCCTCGGCCTGCGCGGCGGTCAGCGCCGCCTCGCCCAGCATGTCGAACGAGAACCGGTAGCCGCGTTCCTCCCAGTCCGAAGCCGCGCGCAGCGC comes from the Iodidimonas sp. SYSU 1G8 genome and includes:
- a CDS encoding cytochrome P450 is translated as MMPRTTPRTAETEMKCPMSLRDVDLFSPGAQEHWYEAYPILHREAPVHRIPGEGTTPNHDGFILSKYEDISLVVKDPVRFPAFLSDKPKPNPDGTIPQLNAMQVSILSLRPNVELWRSHRQELTDPWVGPGATRNTAMITRFADELIDNWIDNGTVDFVNEFARPLPQMVMASVLGFPLSDLKKLETWGTAQVAAFVYGRGHRNLLTPEETAEQFRILDGFKEYVADWVVEKRKNPQDDMISFLTQVHYKALDRKLTDIEINGIVYAMLIGGLETTQYAIAEQAQLLCEDPDLFKTIKNDRSKLRPFTEEGMRLRAPTQGLSTRYTIQDEEFQGVKVPKGSILHMRWAAGNLDPDEFECPHDVMLDRKGVGRHLTFSQGPRICPGAGISRLEQQIAWDRLLDRIDSLEYGEGNTFEHQPGIMMGLLKLNLNFTKSA
- the putA gene encoding bifunctional proline dehydrogenase/L-glutamate gamma-semialdehyde dehydrogenase PutA, which produces MQHPEHMANTDDPGLEAIAAIYLEDESACVEALLPRARLSGAEAALTDRTARRLVEAARGGRRRPGGIDRFMQEYDLATEEGVALLCVAEALLRIPDAATADALIESRIGSAAWRTHLGSDSLLVNASTFGLMLGARVLRLARDDGRDPLSLLSRLAGRSGEPVVRAAIRQAMLLLARKFVIGETIEDALRAASDWEERGYRFSFDMLGEAALTAAQAEAFMTRYLDAIAAVGRGAPGFDPLTSPGISVKLSALSPRYDPAQRERVMAEVLPRLIALAGAAREARIILTLDAEESNRLDLSLRLLAAASAHPGVRGWDGLGLAVQAYGKRAPAVLDWLAARGRAQGRRWPVRLVKGAYWDSEIKLAQQAGHDDYPVFTRKGATDVSYLACARQMLAAPEFFVAQFATHNAHTVAAIHAMAGGRRDFEFQRLFGMGDALHEEVLDTLGIASRIYAPVGSHETLLPYFVRRLLENGANTSFVNRLADDGVPIDAVVADPVEAMAALRSKPHPAIPPPPRLYGADRRNARGLLVSEPPFSDDIREEMAEALAEAPEAGPLVGGKAGPPRRDVMDPSDPSRIVGRTADASLDDVDRALALAVDAAPRWDLMGGERRAAILERAADLFERDRALLMALCVREGGKTVPNALAEVREAVDFLRYYAAEARRLFGAPLDLPGPVGEQNRLRLHGRGVFACISPWNFPLAIFTGQVAAALAAGNAVLAKPAGQTPLVAFTAVRLLLDAGIPADILHFVPGSGSLVGGALAADTRVAGIAFTGSSETAASIHRAVAGRDGPIIPLIAETGGVNAMIIDSSAFLERAVVDLVRSAFDSAGQRCSAARVAYVQRDIFAPFLDLLKGAMAELRLGDPMDLATDIGPVIDESARRSLAAYVEEMRQRALEVHTLATVPPQGSFLAPHLIVFSERETLQREIFGPVLHLMPYEASELDALCDEINATGFGLTLSLHTRLPPVIESVERRMKVGNIYINRDQIGAVVGSQPFGGEGRSGTGPKAGGPHYLTRFAVERVTSSNVAAIGGVTDLLSLDPWQDT